One window of the Shewanella litorisediminis genome contains the following:
- a CDS encoding DUF3360 family protein, producing MSETAYQPEAAGLAETDKVTSDNAEKSYRELHRPASEFSSREAYLDHELKIMKPRRWALNLPGRDFNFEWEDLVPAIAGTIGITVMYSAVMAAWAAGLTERWDHINLGADFIISVVRVEMLIPALLFCIISSGFINPRANLGGNHGPMIPLIGAIALAGAHPLALAILLGVFGLLLSFFKGGSRLVNLTSSGVAGGLLVFLGFMGAKSQIESLFSWAGGLEAKHALDYSLGYVAFFILLANVVIYALLAKLGKRWLAIPLCSIAAIVMAFALGAGLDLKFTTAPGLPNLNPVYWWGSTETGWQLGLPNMQHFIASLPFAILAVAMWSPDFLGHRIFQELNYPKGAEKVLMDVDDTMTTCSLRQMVGTAVGGGNITSSWGTYMIPAAIAKRPIPAGAILLGSLCIIVAIVGYPMDLTTWRPVMSIALLVGVFLPLLEAGLQMVKDNQSSQAAGICIFGSFVANPVLAWALTMLLDNNGLIGDKERAANLSFVDRVVIPGLAFVICLAAMLAVGMIEGIPALL from the coding sequence ATGTCAGAAACAGCATATCAACCTGAGGCCGCTGGCCTCGCCGAGACCGACAAGGTCACCAGCGATAACGCGGAAAAAAGCTACCGCGAGCTGCATCGTCCAGCCTCGGAATTTTCATCCCGTGAAGCCTATCTGGATCATGAACTCAAAATCATGAAACCCCGACGTTGGGCGCTGAACCTGCCCGGTCGGGACTTTAACTTTGAGTGGGAAGATCTGGTTCCCGCCATCGCCGGTACCATCGGCATTACCGTGATGTACTCTGCCGTGATGGCCGCCTGGGCGGCAGGTCTCACCGAGCGCTGGGACCACATCAACCTTGGCGCTGACTTCATCATCTCTGTGGTGCGGGTCGAAATGCTTATCCCCGCCCTGCTCTTCTGTATCATCAGTTCCGGTTTTATCAATCCCCGCGCCAACCTTGGCGGTAACCACGGCCCCATGATCCCGCTTATTGGCGCCATTGCCCTGGCCGGTGCTCACCCACTGGCGCTGGCAATACTGCTGGGCGTATTTGGTCTGTTGCTGTCGTTCTTCAAGGGGGGGTCACGGCTGGTAAACCTTACCAGCAGCGGGGTCGCCGGGGGGCTATTGGTGTTCCTCGGCTTTATGGGAGCCAAGAGCCAGATTGAGTCACTGTTCAGCTGGGCGGGTGGTCTTGAAGCCAAGCATGCGCTGGATTACTCCCTGGGCTATGTGGCCTTCTTTATTCTGCTGGCAAACGTGGTGATTTACGCGCTGCTCGCCAAGCTCGGCAAGCGCTGGCTGGCGATCCCCCTGTGTTCTATCGCCGCGATTGTGATGGCTTTTGCGCTGGGTGCCGGGCTTGACCTTAAGTTCACCACAGCCCCCGGATTGCCAAACCTGAACCCTGTGTACTGGTGGGGTTCTACCGAAACCGGCTGGCAGCTTGGCCTGCCCAATATGCAGCACTTTATTGCTTCTCTGCCCTTTGCCATTCTGGCGGTTGCCATGTGGTCTCCGGACTTCCTCGGCCACCGGATTTTCCAGGAGCTCAACTATCCCAAGGGTGCTGAAAAAGTGCTGATGGACGTGGATGACACCATGACCACCTGCTCACTGCGCCAGATGGTTGGTACTGCTGTGGGTGGCGGTAACATCACGTCAAGCTGGGGTACTTATATGATCCCGGCCGCCATCGCCAAGCGTCCTATTCCTGCCGGCGCTATTCTGCTGGGCAGCCTGTGTATTATCGTGGCGATTGTAGGTTATCCGATGGATCTGACCACCTGGCGCCCCGTGATGTCCATTGCCCTCCTGGTTGGCGTGTTTTTGCCGCTGCTGGAAGCCGGTCTGCAAATGGTCAAAGACAACCAGAGTAGCCAGGCCGCCGGGATCTGTATTTTCGGCTCTTTCGTGGCCAACCCCGTATTGGCCTGGGCGCTGACTATGCTGCTCGACAACAACGGCCTGATTGGTGACAAAGAACGCGCCGCCAACCTGTCGTTTGTTGACCGTGTGGTGATCCCCGGGCTCGCCTTTGTCATCTGCCTTGCCGCCATGCTGGCGGTGGGCATGATTGAAGGCATTCCCGCGCTGCTGTAA